The Terriglobales bacterium genome segment GCCGGGTTGCGGAAGGCATGCGGGTCGGCGGCGAGGCGCGCGCAGGCGAACTCCAGGCCGCGCAGCCGGAACGAGAGCTCGTAGGAGCTGAGGACGGCGACCTCGCAGTCCGGCACGATGGCGCGCACCTGCTCGATCTGCGCGCCGAAGCGGTCGCGCACCGCCACCTGGTCGGGACAGCGCACCAGCCGGGTGGCGATGTTGCCGCGGTCGCGGCAGTCGAGCTCTTCGAGCGCGAGGTCGCCCTCGTGGAATTCGTAGAGGCGGAACTTGGCGGCGGCGTGGTCGAGCTGCGCCATGCGCTCGCGCAGCACGGCCGAGCTTTGCGGGGGAACGAACAGCGCGAGTCCCTCGACGAGCGCGCGCGCGTCGCGGCGGCAGTGGTCGAGCCACAGCAGCCCGAAGGTGAGCGAGGCGTCCACCGCAGCCTGCATCTCGCCGGCGTTGACGCCCAGCACGGCGAACGACGAGTTGCCGTGGCGCAGCAGGCCGCGCGTGTGGATGGGGCCGAACGAGCGCTCCAGGTCCATCGCGGTGGTGAAGCGCTCCGGCCTGGCGCCGGGGAAATGCCTCAGCAAGGCGCGCTCGAGCAGCTTCTGGTAGCGGGTGCGGGCGGCGCGGCGGGCGCTGGGGGTGCGCTCGTCGCGGTCGCGGCAGAGCTCGAGCCGGTCGGGCGCCGAGCGGCCAAAGCGCAGGACCTCGAGTCGTAGCGTGCCCTCCTTTTGCTCGGCGTCGAGCACGCGCCGGACGGCGTTGCGCTCCTGCGACCAGAGGTGCAGCACGCACTTGCCGTGCTCGGTGGAGAGCGAGTAGCGGGCGCTCGCGAAGTCGAAGACGACCTCGCCGTCCTCGCGCACCACGGCCCGCGGGGCTTCTCCGAGGAAGTCCTGGATCAGCTTGGCGACTGTTTCGGGAGCTGCCGCCGCCGGCACGGGCCGACCTCAAGACGGCTGGGGAGCGACACCACAATCTTCAACTCCCATTTCCGCCGGCGCAACCGAAATCTGCCAGTGACAACAGGAGGAGAGAGGAGCGCCATCCACCCGCGGAACGAAGAGGGAAGTGAGGGAAAGAACAAGAATCCCTCCTCTCCTCCCCTCCTCCTGTTTTCATTTCGTGGGCGGTGGCGTTACGCGCTGGCGGCGTCGGCGCCGAGTGGCAGGAAGTACTGCGTCCCCTTGATGGGCTCGGAGACGCGCCGCAGCAGCTCCTGCAGGTCTTCGTGGCGGTCGACGAAGTCGATCTCGTTGGTGTTCACGATCAGCAGGTCGCTCGAGGTGTAGTGAAAGAAGAAGTGCTCGTAGGCCTTGGCGACTTCCTCGATGTAATCCTCCGAGATCTGCACTTCGTTGGCCGCGCCTTTTTTCTTCAGCCGCTTCTTCAGGACCTCGGGCGTCGCTTGCAGGTAGATGACGAGGTCGGGCGTTGGGAGCTGCGAGCGGAAGTAGCGGTAGTACTGGTCGTAGACGCGCAGCTCCTCGTCCGAGAGGTTGATGTTGGCGAACAGCTTGTCCTTCTCGATGATGTAGTCGGCGACCACGACCTTGCGGGTGTTGGGGCCGACC includes the following:
- a CDS encoding deoxynucleoside kinase, producing the protein ERLNAQRVTEPEDNPFLGAFYDGEPGAAFQAQFSFLIQRFEQLRALEVGPNTRKVVVADYIIEKDKLFANINLSDEELRVYDQYYRYFRSQLPTPDLVIYLQATPEVLKKRLKKKGAANEVQISEDYIEEVAKAYEHFFFHYTSSDLLIVNTNEIDFVDRHEDLQELLRRVSEPIKGTQYFLPLGADAASA